Proteins co-encoded in one Cytophaga hutchinsonii ATCC 33406 genomic window:
- a CDS encoding endo-1,4-beta-xylanase, with protein MKHIGKLLFLFLVCHVQLHAQNLLSNPGFETGSANPFQLWVSPVTGYAATMSVSSTNPHAGTKSLLMDVTQSDPSNTNYYDKIWRVQCTQSGFSTIAGQKLLFSFWARADAPHPVQFGITKNSEPYNDFSMEEVDLTTEWKKYEMVFISPVTGNDIRMMFRCGSAEGKYFLDDISLTSQGMSDHSWYAQADTRIEQIRKGDFVLTVKDQNGNILKNCDVTVNLKQHDFKWGTALAFQQNSTEDEVWYRNTASNYFNNAVFENDFKWPSMEYVNGDVTYSNLERYLDWGNDQHIDFRGHTLVWGGKQASPPNSYWLTPSWLWDVSSDSAYKLIERRIKRDLTYFKGRIHEYDVVNEPVHEKALAGWLGDSVHVMAFKWAKQADPTATLYINDYANIDGATTSKYRSYISYLLSKGAPVEGIGVQGHFGSRIDWASVKLRLDYLAEMGLPIKITEFDMNQNTLNLTEAEQASEYSKMMRIAFSHPGVEGFLFWGFWDNRHWIPGAGLFKADKTPKPAADSVYKLIHTTWSTTAHVTTDQNGQVGFRGYYGSYEVLSTCGNALAGQTVFTKNTLSNTVTLDYAVTAVNGRVENRQLLVFPNPATQRVRVTVPYNEPVAHVDYVLINATGQTVSQQLRVPLQTQTDFDIDIQTFNAGIYNLIVNSNGKTYYSTVIKPE; from the coding sequence ATGAAACATATAGGTAAGTTACTATTTCTTTTTTTAGTGTGTCACGTTCAGTTACATGCTCAAAATTTACTTTCCAATCCGGGCTTTGAAACCGGCTCGGCAAATCCATTTCAGTTATGGGTATCTCCGGTTACAGGATATGCGGCAACCATGAGTGTTTCTTCAACCAATCCACACGCCGGTACAAAATCACTGCTGATGGATGTTACGCAGTCAGACCCCTCCAATACAAATTATTACGATAAGATCTGGCGTGTGCAGTGCACACAAAGTGGATTTTCGACAATCGCCGGACAAAAACTATTATTTTCTTTCTGGGCCCGTGCAGATGCACCACATCCGGTGCAGTTTGGTATTACTAAAAACAGTGAGCCATACAATGACTTTTCAATGGAAGAAGTGGATCTCACTACGGAATGGAAAAAATATGAAATGGTATTTATAAGCCCCGTTACGGGTAATGATATCCGCATGATGTTTCGGTGCGGAAGTGCAGAAGGAAAATATTTTTTAGACGATATTTCATTAACCAGTCAGGGGATGTCGGATCACAGCTGGTACGCGCAGGCAGATACCCGAATTGAGCAAATACGTAAAGGCGATTTTGTATTAACGGTTAAAGATCAGAATGGAAATATCCTGAAAAATTGTGACGTTACCGTTAATCTGAAACAGCACGATTTTAAATGGGGAACCGCCTTGGCCTTTCAGCAGAATAGTACGGAAGATGAAGTCTGGTACCGCAATACGGCGAGTAACTATTTCAATAATGCGGTTTTTGAAAATGATTTTAAATGGCCATCCATGGAATATGTTAATGGTGATGTAACTTATTCAAACCTTGAGCGATACCTGGATTGGGGCAATGATCAGCATATTGACTTCAGAGGGCATACACTGGTATGGGGCGGGAAGCAGGCTTCGCCACCCAATTCATATTGGTTAACACCTTCCTGGTTGTGGGATGTCTCTTCCGATTCTGCTTATAAATTAATCGAAAGACGTATCAAACGTGATCTTACTTATTTTAAGGGACGCATACATGAATATGATGTTGTAAACGAGCCCGTGCATGAAAAAGCACTGGCAGGCTGGCTTGGAGACAGCGTGCATGTAATGGCCTTCAAATGGGCCAAACAGGCAGACCCGACTGCAACGTTATATATCAACGATTATGCAAACATTGACGGTGCTACAACATCTAAATACAGATCCTATATTTCATACCTGCTAAGTAAAGGCGCTCCGGTTGAAGGCATTGGTGTACAAGGCCATTTCGGATCGCGGATTGATTGGGCCAGTGTAAAACTACGGCTGGATTATCTGGCTGAAATGGGCTTGCCGATTAAAATTACAGAATTTGATATGAATCAGAATACTTTAAACCTGACCGAAGCAGAACAGGCAAGTGAATATTCTAAAATGATGCGTATTGCGTTTTCACATCCGGGAGTAGAAGGATTTTTATTCTGGGGATTCTGGGATAACCGCCATTGGATCCCGGGTGCAGGGCTTTTCAAGGCAGATAAAACACCTAAACCAGCAGCAGATTCGGTATATAAACTGATCCATACAACCTGGTCGACAACGGCTCATGTAACAACAGATCAAAATGGTCAGGTAGGTTTCAGAGGGTATTACGGCAGCTATGAAGTGTTAAGTACCTGTGGCAACGCTCTTGCGGGACAAACAGTATTTACTAAAAATACACTTTCCAATACTGTTACATTAGATTATGCAGTTACTGCTGTTAACGGCCGTGTAGAGAACAGGCAATTGCTGGTATTTCCGAATCCTGCAACGCAGCGTGTACGTGTTACAGTGCCTTACAATGAACCTGTAGCTCACGTTGATTATGTACTGATCAATGCAACAGGCCAGACGGTTTCACAGCAACTGCGGGTCCCGCTTCAAACGCAAACAGATTTTGATATTGATATTCAAACATTTAATGCAGGTATATATAATCTGATTGTAAATAGTAATGGTAAAACATATTATTCAACCGTGATAAAACCGGAATAA
- a CDS encoding MMPL family transporter has product MNRIVVFFYEFFKTNKPVFYTVLISLFVAFGYFTSKISFQDDITKMIPDDASTNKYKTAIQDIRILDKIIVSFTTDQDGMEDSLIAAADRFVSDLNAQPQSHTWITEIRNEIDETRVAEVYELLYNNLPVYLSPSDYARIDSITTDSSIKESIDRGYHKLISPASLVLKQFVLKDPLAISSSALGKLQGMQAEENYELYNGHIFRKDKKTLVVFITPKYPPNKTRENGPLIDMLNKAAQTYSGATVNVNYFGAAAVAVANARQIEADIKIIATTAILVILVFLYLFYRSWSLPFLMMSPILFGGVFSLAMIYLIKGSISAIAIGAGSVIIGIALDYSFHVFAHYQHTRSIKAVVNDIATPMLIGSVSTVGAFFSLLYVHSEILSDFGLFAGLCLIGASLFALLFLPHLIEAFVSEKQLDKNEEVTKAKSFILKVIQVQPEKSKLFIGCIAVLTLIFVYFSNRVSFDSDLSKINYMSDELRVAENALYQNDTSAGKSVFLLFKGKTISEAIYRNETALPIIDSFKKQDIIHRYAGISGLLPSDSIQLKRIAAWNAYWTPEKIAQVQQSVAVHATALGFRPEAFTPFFELLSKKYAVMRAEDKTFMQHVFLKDYIQQDSNGVVVIASMRVPQTVDNKVYSTFDKIPGLTILDRQLFYNKFLVIIKDDFNQILMSTSILVFLILLISYGRIELAMISFFPMVISWFWILGLMGIFNIHFNIVNIIISTFVFGLGDDYSIFITDGLQKKYAEGKDNLPSYKVSIFLSAFTTIIAMGALIFAKHPALKSIAAISIIGITCVVIISYTLIPLLFKWVITNRTDKGKPPLTLITGFRTVFFFLDLGIMFLILCLLKLIFSLFSLLGLEKISRSIYKSVVCVGFKILIFFSYFLKQKKRAFRHLTKKDAFLILVNDETLLTKCILLSLHSKVVLLKDPTASYTLVEKALFYIQDLKPAPVCAASQAASIISGYVGNGYSPVYLIDTREAAVVSTEFVSAIKEANAEVAILFITGTELSLVKNDWVFNRAHITIQEQFVIASDSAEMQQLITTAFTRQLDEISVNRSMSVYFNKILTSYVYKGPVLEWYYRIKVGLEDSYNEFNTLVPRKGVIYDLGCGYGFLDYFLMHQSSERIITGVDYDGEKIIVANHSYLKNDQLTFIENDVMQVDMKDADAIIILDVLHYLSAENQRILIRRSFEKLNPGGILIIRDGDSSQESKHKGTKLTEFFSTKLLKFNKQTEEELCFISSDTIIKTLEDYNVQVSVVDTTVYTSNIMYYVVKQ; this is encoded by the coding sequence ATGAATAGAATAGTCGTGTTTTTTTATGAGTTTTTTAAAACGAATAAACCTGTTTTTTATACCGTACTGATCAGCTTGTTTGTGGCATTCGGATATTTTACTTCAAAAATATCTTTTCAGGATGATATAACGAAAATGATTCCTGATGATGCATCGACTAATAAATACAAGACGGCCATTCAGGATATCCGGATTTTAGATAAGATCATTGTTAGCTTTACAACGGATCAGGATGGAATGGAAGATTCGTTAATCGCTGCTGCCGATCGTTTTGTATCTGATCTGAATGCACAGCCACAGTCTCATACATGGATCACTGAGATACGGAATGAGATTGATGAAACACGGGTTGCAGAGGTATATGAATTGTTATACAACAATCTTCCTGTTTATCTCTCGCCATCGGATTATGCACGGATTGACAGCATCACCACAGATTCATCGATCAAAGAAAGCATTGACCGCGGATACCACAAACTGATTTCGCCGGCCAGCCTGGTATTAAAACAATTTGTATTAAAAGATCCGCTTGCTATTTCTTCTTCAGCGTTAGGTAAACTGCAGGGCATGCAGGCTGAAGAAAATTATGAATTGTATAACGGTCATATTTTCAGAAAAGATAAAAAAACGCTTGTTGTATTTATCACACCAAAATATCCACCGAATAAAACAAGAGAGAATGGTCCGTTGATTGATATGCTTAATAAAGCCGCACAAACATACAGCGGAGCAACGGTTAACGTAAATTATTTTGGTGCGGCCGCAGTAGCGGTAGCCAATGCGCGACAGATAGAAGCAGACATTAAAATTATTGCTACAACTGCTATTCTGGTAATCCTGGTATTCCTGTATTTATTCTACAGAAGCTGGTCTTTACCTTTTTTAATGATGTCGCCGATACTTTTTGGCGGTGTATTTTCATTGGCTATGATCTATCTGATCAAAGGATCGATCTCAGCTATTGCTATAGGTGCAGGTTCTGTAATTATTGGTATCGCGCTCGATTATTCCTTTCACGTCTTTGCCCACTACCAGCATACACGCTCTATTAAAGCGGTTGTCAATGATATTGCCACACCCATGCTTATCGGTAGTGTGTCAACGGTTGGAGCCTTCTTTAGTCTGCTCTATGTGCATTCAGAGATTTTAAGCGATTTTGGTCTGTTTGCAGGTTTGTGCCTGATCGGCGCATCGTTGTTTGCCTTACTTTTTTTACCGCATTTAATAGAAGCATTTGTTTCAGAAAAACAGCTGGATAAAAACGAAGAAGTAACAAAAGCAAAATCGTTTATTCTGAAAGTAATACAGGTACAGCCTGAAAAGAGTAAGCTATTTATTGGCTGTATTGCTGTGCTTACACTAATATTTGTTTATTTTTCAAACCGGGTGTCGTTTGATAGTGATCTGTCTAAGATCAATTACATGTCTGATGAACTGCGGGTCGCAGAAAATGCTTTATATCAAAATGATACTTCAGCCGGCAAAAGTGTATTCTTATTATTTAAAGGAAAAACAATTTCTGAAGCTATCTATAGAAATGAAACAGCTTTGCCGATTATTGATTCGTTTAAGAAGCAGGATATCATTCACCGTTATGCAGGTATTTCCGGTTTACTTCCTTCTGATTCCATACAGTTAAAACGTATTGCCGCATGGAATGCATACTGGACACCGGAAAAAATTGCACAGGTGCAGCAATCGGTAGCGGTGCATGCAACAGCATTGGGCTTCCGGCCCGAGGCATTCACTCCATTTTTTGAGCTCCTCAGCAAAAAGTATGCAGTTATGCGTGCAGAAGATAAAACATTCATGCAGCATGTTTTTCTGAAAGATTATATTCAGCAGGATAGCAATGGTGTTGTCGTGATTGCCAGCATGCGTGTTCCGCAGACTGTAGATAATAAAGTTTATAGTACATTCGATAAAATTCCGGGTTTGACCATTTTAGACAGGCAGTTATTTTACAATAAGTTTCTGGTCATTATAAAAGATGATTTTAATCAGATCTTAATGTCTACTTCCATTTTGGTTTTCTTGATTCTATTGATCTCGTATGGAAGAATTGAATTGGCGATGATATCCTTCTTTCCGATGGTTATAAGCTGGTTCTGGATCCTTGGATTAATGGGCATTTTCAATATTCACTTCAATATTGTTAACATCATTATTTCAACCTTTGTATTTGGTTTGGGAGATGATTATTCCATTTTTATCACGGATGGATTGCAGAAAAAATATGCAGAAGGTAAAGACAATTTGCCTTCCTATAAAGTTTCGATATTCCTTTCTGCTTTTACAACCATTATAGCAATGGGTGCCTTAATCTTCGCTAAACACCCGGCATTAAAATCCATCGCAGCTATTTCAATTATAGGTATTACCTGCGTTGTAATTATTTCGTATACACTTATACCGCTTTTATTCAAGTGGGTTATTACCAACAGAACAGATAAAGGCAAGCCGCCGCTTACCCTGATAACCGGATTCCGAACGGTTTTCTTCTTCCTTGATCTGGGTATTATGTTTCTCATACTTTGCCTGCTTAAACTGATTTTCTCTTTGTTTAGTCTGCTGGGTTTAGAAAAAATAAGCAGAAGCATCTACAAGTCGGTTGTTTGCGTTGGATTCAAAATACTTATATTCTTTTCATATTTTCTGAAGCAGAAAAAGCGCGCCTTTAGACATCTTACTAAAAAGGATGCGTTCCTTATTTTAGTAAATGATGAAACACTACTTACTAAATGTATCTTATTGTCTTTACATTCGAAGGTTGTTTTGCTTAAGGACCCAACAGCCTCGTATACGTTAGTAGAAAAGGCGCTGTTTTATATTCAGGACCTGAAACCGGCACCTGTGTGCGCTGCATCGCAGGCTGCGTCGATCATTTCCGGCTATGTAGGGAATGGTTATTCTCCGGTGTATTTGATTGATACGCGTGAAGCAGCAGTCGTGTCAACGGAATTTGTTTCAGCAATAAAAGAGGCTAACGCAGAAGTGGCCATTCTTTTTATAACAGGAACAGAATTGTCGTTAGTGAAAAATGACTGGGTATTTAACCGTGCGCATATAACCATACAGGAACAGTTTGTTATAGCATCCGATTCAGCAGAAATGCAGCAGCTCATTACCACAGCCTTTACCAGGCAATTGGATGAAATATCTGTAAACAGAAGCATGTCGGTTTATTTCAATAAAATTCTTACTTCCTATGTGTATAAAGGCCCCGTACTGGAATGGTATTACAGAATAAAAGTTGGCCTTGAAGATTCGTATAACGAGTTCAATACCTTGGTGCCACGTAAAGGTGTAATCTATGATCTTGGCTGCGGATACGGCTTTCTGGATTATTTCCTGATGCATCAGTCAAGTGAACGTATCATTACAGGTGTAGATTACGATGGCGAAAAAATTATTGTTGCAAACCATTCTTATTTAAAAAACGATCAACTCACATTTATTGAGAACGATGTTATGCAGGTGGATATGAAAGATGCCGATGCAATCATTATTTTGGATGTGCTGCATTATCTTTCTGCTGAAAACCAACGCATACTTATCCGAAGAAGTTTTGAAAAATTAAATCCGGGTGGTATTTTAATTATTCGCGATGGAGATTCTTCGCAGGAATCAAAACACAAAGGCACCAAGCTCACAGAATTCTTCTCTACCAAACTGTTAAAGTTTAATAAGCAGACGGAAGAAGAGCTGTGCTTTATTTCTTCTGATACAATTATTAAAACACTGGAAGATTATAATGTTCAGGTAAGTGTAGTTGATACAACTGTATATACATCGAATATTATGTATTACGTAGTGAAACAATAA
- a CDS encoding DUF2062 domain-containing protein has product MEHTTLHHKFIHHACCVLIPTYNNATAIAAVIEGVLEYTSNIVIVNDGSTDNTRSILENYPDLLVVEHAKNSGKGMALRTGFKAAFKHGYKYAISIDSDGQHYPDDLHLFIEQIDAHPNAIIIGARNMDQPNVPGKSTVGNRASSFWFWVVTGIKLTDTQSGYRLYPLEPISKIHFLTRKYEFEIEVMVRCSWKGVNVLSIPIKVFYPPADERITHFRPFKDVTRITLLNIVFVLLSAFWFTPIRLIKNFSLKESKKKIYDHTVGSPDSILKKSLSMGFGVCMGITPFWGYQIWIALALAHLLKLNKVIVVIFSNISIPPFIPFILYGSYYIGATLLNKPTELVFSTDLSMQDIFNYLYPYIFGSFILALVSGIAVFIVSLAIQLVIEKISHKNNNKVDE; this is encoded by the coding sequence ATGGAGCATACTACCTTACATCATAAATTTATTCATCACGCCTGTTGTGTATTGATTCCTACGTACAACAATGCAACAGCTATTGCAGCTGTTATTGAGGGGGTATTGGAATATACGTCGAATATTGTGATTGTTAACGACGGATCAACAGACAATACACGCTCTATTTTAGAAAACTACCCGGATTTGCTTGTTGTAGAACATGCGAAAAACAGCGGTAAAGGAATGGCGCTGCGTACGGGTTTTAAAGCAGCATTTAAGCATGGCTATAAATATGCCATTTCCATTGATTCGGATGGACAACATTATCCGGATGATCTGCATCTGTTCATTGAGCAGATAGATGCACACCCGAATGCAATCATTATCGGTGCACGGAATATGGATCAGCCGAATGTGCCCGGCAAAAGTACCGTCGGGAACCGGGCTTCCAGCTTCTGGTTTTGGGTGGTTACAGGTATAAAGTTAACCGATACACAATCGGGTTATAGATTATACCCGCTTGAACCCATCAGTAAGATTCATTTCCTGACACGTAAATATGAATTTGAAATTGAAGTAATGGTACGTTGTTCGTGGAAAGGAGTAAATGTGCTGTCTATTCCGATCAAAGTATTTTATCCGCCTGCTGACGAACGCATCACACACTTCCGTCCGTTTAAAGATGTTACCCGGATAACGTTGCTGAACATCGTTTTTGTATTGCTTTCGGCTTTTTGGTTTACACCCATCCGTTTAATAAAAAACTTTTCATTAAAGGAAAGTAAAAAAAAAATCTATGACCATACGGTAGGCAGCCCGGATTCTATTCTGAAGAAATCACTATCCATGGGCTTTGGCGTGTGCATGGGTATTACGCCTTTCTGGGGCTATCAGATCTGGATTGCATTGGCCCTGGCGCATCTACTGAAATTGAACAAGGTAATCGTTGTTATATTTTCCAACATCAGTATTCCTCCGTTTATTCCATTTATCTTGTATGGAAGTTATTACATAGGAGCCACCCTTTTAAATAAACCAACGGAATTGGTTTTTTCAACCGACCTGAGCATGCAGGATATTTTTAATTATTTATATCCATACATATTCGGAAGTTTTATTTTGGCACTTGTATCCGGTATAGCTGTATTTATTGTATCGCTGGCCATTCAACTGGTTATTGAAAAGATTTCTCATAAAAATAATAATAAAGTAGATGAATAG
- a CDS encoding (3R)-hydroxymyristoyl-ACP dehydratase produces MLVDNLYRVVSNQKDAAVIRVHLEVNASHEIFKGHFPEVPVLPGVCMVQCIKELIEESLLVKTQIDKGDMIKFLSMLNPVESNSIQAEISIKEKTETRIVFQATLKNEDRFLLKYSGSLVVLN; encoded by the coding sequence ATGCTTGTTGATAATCTATACCGTGTTGTTAGCAACCAGAAAGATGCTGCTGTTATACGTGTTCATCTGGAAGTAAACGCTTCGCATGAAATATTTAAGGGGCATTTTCCGGAAGTACCAGTATTGCCCGGGGTTTGTATGGTTCAATGTATTAAAGAATTAATTGAAGAATCATTGCTCGTAAAAACACAGATAGATAAAGGCGATATGATTAAATTTTTATCCATGTTAAATCCCGTGGAGTCAAATTCGATTCAGGCGGAGATCAGCATTAAAGAAAAGACAGAAACGCGTATTGTCTTTCAGGCAACCTTAAAGAATGAAGACCGCTTTTTATTAAAATATTCCGGTAGCTTAGTTGTTTTAAATTAA
- a CDS encoding LolA family protein, with protein MNSFRKYIGIAVFVLLCCSMAGQTDPYVAMKDVAGFKTKLNQKNTSITSMTCDFVQEKSLSFMAQKVISKGNMKYKKPDMMKLEYTTPFVYIMSLYKGKVLIKDNGKVSKYDSKTNKLFKYVNDLMIKAVQGNVLDSKEFSIAFKENSKFFLMEMTPIDVTMKQYVTKVNVYVNKTDYGVMKVEMTEKSGDYTLITFVNRVYNVALKDEEFLVQ; from the coding sequence ATGAATAGTTTCAGAAAATATATTGGTATTGCCGTTTTTGTACTGCTGTGCTGTTCCATGGCCGGACAAACTGATCCATATGTGGCAATGAAAGATGTGGCTGGCTTCAAAACAAAACTTAACCAGAAAAATACATCAATCACTTCCATGACCTGTGATTTTGTACAGGAAAAGAGTTTGTCTTTTATGGCTCAGAAAGTGATCTCTAAAGGGAACATGAAATATAAAAAGCCGGATATGATGAAGCTGGAATATACAACGCCCTTTGTCTATATCATGTCTTTGTATAAAGGTAAAGTACTGATTAAAGACAATGGTAAGGTTAGCAAATACGATTCAAAGACCAATAAATTATTTAAATACGTTAACGATCTTATGATCAAAGCGGTTCAGGGAAATGTGCTGGACAGCAAAGAATTTTCTATTGCATTCAAAGAGAACAGCAAATTTTTTCTGATGGAGATGACACCGATTGATGTAACAATGAAACAGTATGTTACAAAGGTGAATGTGTACGTGAATAAAACGGATTATGGAGTAATGAAAGTTGAAATGACCGAAAAGTCGGGCGACTATACACTAATCACGTTTGTAAACCGGGTATATAATGTTGCGTTGAAAGATGAAGAATTCCTGGTTCAGTAA
- a CDS encoding polysaccharide deacetylase family protein, with the protein MLTYKTFRYLFGSFFIATVLYGSLVSPLPFWVYPMEIMLWMLFIIYAAFRMRAGIFLTSICSLPNASKKNIILTFDDGPHPVYTPLILEALKAMHAKAVFFCIGKNIVQFPELAKQIAAEGHIVANHSYNHSNFIGMYAAKKVAEEIAATEQIIQQTIGRTYKLYRPPFGVTNPNIAKAVQRLSMHSIGWNKRSFDTVSKSTEKVLNRIKPNLKNGDIILLHDTNAHTPVILAEFLLFANANGFIFELNDILDLNNLDE; encoded by the coding sequence ATGTTGACCTATAAGACATTCCGCTACCTGTTCGGGAGCTTTTTTATTGCTACTGTTCTCTACGGATCGCTGGTTTCACCACTTCCATTCTGGGTATATCCCATGGAGATTATGCTCTGGATGCTGTTCATTATCTATGCCGCGTTTCGCATGCGTGCCGGTATTTTTTTAACTTCGATCTGTTCGCTCCCCAATGCATCTAAAAAGAATATTATCCTTACGTTTGATGATGGTCCGCATCCGGTATATACGCCGCTGATTCTTGAAGCACTGAAAGCAATGCATGCAAAAGCTGTTTTCTTTTGCATCGGAAAAAACATTGTGCAGTTCCCGGAACTGGCCAAACAGATTGCTGCCGAAGGCCATATTGTAGCCAATCACAGTTATAACCATTCCAACTTTATTGGCATGTATGCGGCTAAAAAAGTAGCAGAAGAAATAGCAGCGACAGAACAGATTATTCAGCAAACCATCGGGCGTACGTATAAACTCTACCGCCCGCCTTTTGGTGTAACCAATCCAAACATAGCTAAAGCTGTACAACGCTTGTCTATGCACTCCATAGGCTGGAATAAACGCTCGTTTGATACGGTAAGCAAATCAACAGAAAAAGTGCTGAACCGCATTAAGCCAAATCTGAAAAACGGGGACATTATCTTGTTGCACGATACAAATGCACATACACCGGTGATTTTGGCTGAGTTTTTGTTGTTTGCCAATGCGAATGGGTTTATTTTTGAGCTTAATGACATACTCGATTTAAATAATTTAGATGAATAG
- a CDS encoding beta-ketoacyl synthase chain length factor, with protein MLIQNVYINGLSGVSAQPTFDESYVDGNVQTETIPYRKVLDPDYKQYLNPTASRRFSRLIKMSLVAAQKSIAMADGVMPEAIITGTGLGCLEDTEKFLKALIENNESMLSPTAFIQSTHNTISGQIAMMITCYYPNYTYSNRYFTFESSLLDAVLMLLDKSCKHVLVNAADEIIPAVHTIVKRMHLWDRAEAIAHKNALAVTAGEGVVSMMLSSEKKESSVAAVKALELIYILPKDTSIEAHFKKFLAEASLTAADIDVLVLGMNGDAASDVYYEPVRNLFSTSTHVVYKHHFGESFTASSFAYWLGAQLIRHKKIDASVILSDKGHRAPKRVLLYNQSHNKYHSFCLLTDVDL; from the coding sequence ATGTTAATACAGAACGTTTATATTAATGGCTTATCAGGGGTTTCTGCTCAGCCAACGTTTGACGAATCGTATGTAGATGGAAATGTACAGACAGAAACCATTCCATACCGGAAAGTACTTGACCCGGATTATAAGCAATATTTAAACCCCACAGCGAGCAGACGCTTCAGCAGGCTCATTAAGATGTCCCTGGTAGCGGCGCAGAAAAGCATTGCTATGGCAGACGGCGTAATGCCCGAAGCAATCATTACAGGTACGGGCTTAGGTTGTCTGGAAGACACGGAGAAGTTTTTAAAAGCATTGATCGAAAACAACGAATCGATGCTTTCACCAACTGCATTTATTCAATCCACACACAATACGATCAGCGGGCAGATCGCTATGATGATCACGTGTTATTACCCGAACTATACGTATTCAAACAGATATTTCACCTTTGAGTCATCACTGCTGGATGCTGTACTGATGCTGCTGGATAAGAGCTGTAAGCATGTATTGGTAAATGCAGCAGATGAGATCATTCCTGCCGTGCATACGATCGTAAAACGCATGCATCTGTGGGACCGTGCGGAAGCTATTGCGCATAAAAATGCGTTGGCTGTAACTGCGGGAGAGGGTGTGGTAAGCATGATGCTCTCTTCGGAGAAAAAAGAATCTTCGGTAGCCGCCGTTAAAGCGCTGGAGCTGATTTATATATTACCGAAGGATACATCTATTGAAGCACACTTTAAAAAGTTTCTTGCAGAAGCTTCGTTAACAGCCGCCGATATTGATGTATTGGTATTGGGCATGAACGGCGATGCAGCAAGTGATGTGTATTATGAACCGGTTCGTAATCTGTTCAGCACGTCTACACACGTTGTATATAAACACCATTTCGGTGAATCCTTCACCGCTTCTTCGTTTGCGTACTGGTTGGGCGCACAGCTGATCCGTCATAAAAAGATAGATGCATCGGTCATTCTTTCCGATAAAGGACACCGTGCCCCTAAACGTGTGCTGCTGTACAATCAATCACACAATAAGTATCATTCATTCTGTTTGCTGACAGATGTTGACCTATAA